In the genome of Entelurus aequoreus isolate RoL-2023_Sb linkage group LG15, RoL_Eaeq_v1.1, whole genome shotgun sequence, one region contains:
- the LOC133630318 gene encoding uncharacterized protein K02A2.6-like: MTPLGVIKVDVRLNKQRARLPLYVVKGDALSLFGREWLRKVKLDWTMIKTIRATHPIQEDRTMATVLDSHARVFQEGLGTLKGFEVALTLKPVHQPKFFQARAVPYALRPKVEEELERLEQGGVLSPVQFSEWATPIVPIVKKKGKVRICGDFKVTLNPALCAEHYPIPRIEDLFASLAGGQRFSKLDLANAYLQVPVQESSRKYLTITTQKGMFCYNRLPFGITSAPSIFHRVMDQVLQGLPNVHCFLDDILVTGENDVDHLKNLDAVLGRLGKFGLRVQKEKCEFFKSSLEYLGHVIDKKGLHKSPEKLKAIAEAPAPINVSQLRSFLGLINYYGRFVKNMATMLSPLHELLHTGVAWKWSPECEKAFKAAKDHLQSEQVLTHYDPRLPLRIACDASPYGVGAVLSHVMPGGEERPIAFASRTLSKAEQNYAQTEREALGIIFGVRKFHAYLYGCHFTLLTDHRPLTIILSPSKATPPMAAARLQRWALVLAAHNYTIQYRKAADHGHADGLSRLPLQVAHGEKPDAVDRVTVHHLETLPVDSEDIRKGTKYDPVLSRVVDMVVSGQFVGTVGQNDALAPFYMRRDELTVIQGCLLWGSRVVVPPALRPQLLKELHAGHPGMVKMKAIARSHVWWPGLDAQIEQQARTCSTCQRNQKNPALSPLHTWPWPGSPWQRIHVDFAGPFEGHMFLVVVDAYSKWPEVQVMKTTTTEKTVQALRSMFARNGVPETLVSDNGPQFTAAEFREFLRANGEKHKRSAPFHPATNGQAERFVQTLKRSLKASRGTFTLQHRVEAFLLSYRNAPHMTTSESPAMLFLRRRLRSRLDLVKPNVSATVELAQEGQRERRDLVAKDRRFAVGEAVLVRDYRRGEEKWMPGLVASQEGPVSYSVDVGAGALWRRHTEQMRAGDRALLVPTGPEQPAVPSELTIGAQPVAPPPSPARGDALGTGTVAPEPGGSPRRTADVGAPGRRYPLRVTRAPDRLNL, translated from the coding sequence ATGACACCCTTGGGGGTAATAAAAGTAGACGTGCGTCTCAACAAACAACGGGCACGTCTCCCCCTGTATGTGGTTAAGGGTGACGCTCTCTCTCTTTTTGGACGAGAATGGTTGCGAAAAGTAAAGTTAGATTGGACAATGATTAAAACTATTCGAGCTACACATCCCATACAGGAAGACCGCACAATGGCGACAGTACTAGACAGCCATGCCAGGGTGTTCCAAGAAGGTCTAGGTACACTAAAGGGCTTTGAGGTGGCGTTAACCCTCAAGCCGGTGCATCAACCGAAGTTCTTCCAAGCACGGGCGGTGCCGTATGCACTTCGGCCgaaggtggaggaggaattagagCGTTTGGAACAGGGGGGCGTACTGTCTCCTGTACAGTTTAGTGAATGGGCTACTCCAATTGTacccattgtaaaaaaaaaagggaaagtaCGTATATGCGGAGATTTTAAAGTGACCTTGAATCCCGCGCTTTGTGCTGAACACTACCCCATTCCGAGGATAGAAGATCTTTTCGCATCGCTAGCAGGGGGGCAGCGTTTCAGCAAATTAGATCTGGCGAACGCATATTTACAGGTGCCGGTTCAGGAAAGCTCCCGTAAATATCTGACCATTACCACGCAGAAGGGAATGTTTTGCTATAACCGTCTTCCCTTCGGGATCACCTCTGCGCCGTCAATCTTTCACCGAGTCATGGACCAAGTGTTGCAGGGCCTCCCCAACGTCCATTGTTTCCTGGACGACATTTTGGTGACTGGGGAGAACGATGTAGATCACCTAAAAAACTTAGATGCAGTGTTGGGCCGATTGGGAAAATTCGGTTTGCGAGTACAGAAGGAGAAATGTGAATTCTTCAAGAGTTCATTAGAATATTTGGGGCATGTCATTGATAAAAAAGGGCTACATAAGTCCCCAGAGAAGCTTAAGGCCATAGCGGAGGCCCCAGCCCCCATTAATGTGAGTCAGCTCCGTTCTTTTTTGGGCCTGATAAACTATTATGGGCGTTTTGTTAAAAACATGGCAACCATGCTCAGCCCGTTACATGAGCTGTTGCACACCGGAGTGGCATGGAAGTGGTCACCAGAGTGTGAGAAAGCCTTTAAGGCAGCAAAAGACCATTTGCAATCAGAACAGGTGCTAACGCATTATGACCCCAGGTTGCCCCTGCGGATAGCGTGTGACGCGTCGCCGTATGGGGTGGGCGCGGTACTTTCGCACGTGATGCCCGGTGGTGAGGAGAGACCCATAGCTTTTGCCTCTAGGACACTGAGCAAGGCAGAGCAAAATTATGCTCAGACTGAAAGGGAGGCGCTGGGAATTATTTTTGGGGTACGTAAATTCCACGCCTATTTGTACGGGTGCCATTTTACACTACTCACAGATCACAGACCGCTGACAATTATATTGAGTCCCAGTAAGGCGACGCCACCTATGGCGGCCGCACGACTGCAGCGGTGGGCGTTAGTGTTAGCGGCACACAACTACACAATCCAATACAGGAAAGCAGCAGATCATGGGCATGCAGATGGTCTCTCACGGTTGCCACTGCAGGTAGCGCATGGAGAAAAGCCAGACGCAGTAGATAGGGTGACAGTACATCACCTTGAGACACTCCCAGTGGACAGTGAAGATATTAGGAAGGGAACTAAATATGACCCAGTGCTCTCTAGGGTAGTAGATATGGTAGTGTCAGGCCAGTTTGTTGGAACAGTTGGGCAGAATGACGCGTTGGCACCCTTCTACATGCGACGAGACGAACTGACGGTGATCCAGGGGTGTTTGCTATGGGGCAGTAGAGTGGTGGTGCCTCCAGCGTTGAGACCGCAGCTTCTGAAGGAACTACATGCCGGGCACCCGGGCATGGTCAAGATGAAGGCCATTGCACGGAGCCATGTCTGGTGGCCGGGGTTAGACGCCCAGATTGAACAGCAGGCCAGGACATGCTCTACGTGTCAACGGAACCAAAAGAACCCGGCGCTCTCCCCACTGCACACCTGGCCGTGGCCGGGATCTCCATGGCAACGGATCCATGTGGACTTTGCGGGGCCGTTCGAAGGACACATGTTCTTGGTGGTGGTAGATGCGTACTCTAAGTGGCCGGAAGTACAGGTGATGAAAACGACGACGACGGAGAAGACTGTACAGGCCCTGAGGAGTATGTTTGCCCGCAACGGAGTACCAGAGACACTGGTTAGTGACAATGGGCCACAATTCACAGCGGCAGAGTTCAGGGAATTTCTCCGGGCAAACGGAGAGAAGCACAAAAGGTCAGCGCCGTTTCACCCCGCCACGAACGGTCAAGCAGAGCGTTTTGTGCAGACGCTGAAGCGTTCATTGAAAGCGTCTAGGGGAACATTTACGCTGCAACATCGAGTGGAGGCATTTTTACTCAGCTACAGGAATGCGCCTCACATGACGACGAGTGAGTCTCCGGCTATGCTCTTCCTGCGCCGTCGGCTCCGCTCTCGCTTGGACCTTGTGAAGCCGAATGTGTCGGCTACGGTGGAGCTGGCGCAGGAGGGCCAACGAGAACGCAGAGATCTGGTGGCTAAGGACAGACGGTTTGCAGTGGGGGAGGCCGTGCTGGTGCGTGATTATCGACGGGGGGAGGAGAAGTGGATGCCTGGACTGGTGGCATCACAAGAGGGACCGGTATCCTACTCCGTAGATGTGGGGGCAGGCGCACTCTGGAGACGTCACACAGAGCAGATGAGAGCCGGTGACCGTGCGCTTTTGGTTCCCACTGGTCCAGAGCAACCAGCTGTGCCGAGTGAACTGACAATTGGGGCCCAGCCGGTTGCTCCCCCCCCTTCTCCGGCAAGAGGGGATGCTCTGGGAACCGGGACAGTCGCCCCCGAGCCAGGAGGGTCACCCAGACGGACAGCGGATGTTGGCGCGCCAGGCCGGAGGTATCCACTCCGGGTTACCAGAGCTCCAGACCGCCTTAATCTCTGA